The nucleotide window CGAACTGCAGGATGCGTATCGCAGCCGCATTGCCGAACAGCACATCTCCCATATGCGGGGCGTGGTCGGCGTGTCGAATCAGATCCGGATTCGCGGCACGGCGTCGTCGGTCGACATCGAGCAGAACATCCGTAAAGCGATCGAGCGGCACACCGAACGCGAATTGAAGCACATCGGCATCGAGATCGAGGACGGCAAGGTTGCGGTGTCGGGGCGCGTCAGTTCGCCGGCGGAACGCGCGCTCGTGTGCGGCGCGGCACGCGGAACACGCGGCGTGACGGCAGTCGAAGACCGGCTCACGCTCGCATGAGGCAAGGCCGGCAAGCTCCGGCGCATCGTATCTATCGGAACAGCAGGAGAACACAGTGAAGACGCATGGAAGCGTAAAGCGCGACGTCGAGCAGGAGTTGCTCTGGGACAGGGGCGTCGACGCGCGCGCGATCAAGGTCAAGCTGGTCGGGGGAGCGGTCGCACTCAACGGAACCGTCCTGAACAACGCACAAAGAAACGAGGCACTGCGGGCTGCCCAGCGGGCCGCGCCGGACGTGGTGATTCATGACAATCTGATCGTGAAGTGTCCTGATAACGGCCAGTGTGCGGACTCGACGCTGGCCGACGAGATCCGCGCGACGCTCGAGCAGTGCGAAAGGCTGCGTCATGCGGCGATCGACGTCGCCGTGGCGGACGGCCGCGTGACGCTCACGGGGCTCGTCGACGCGCCGGCGCAGCGCGACGAGGCCGCCGTGCTGCTGAGGGATATTCCGGGCATTGCCGACATCGAAAACCGGATCGCGACGCGTTTGGGCGAAGCGGAACGCACGGTCGCGGACAGCATCGCGACGGCGCTGCAAGGGTCCGGGTTGCATGCGGCCGAATCGATCGTCGTCGATGTGCGCGATGGCATCGTGCGCCTGACGGGCACCTGCAGTTCGACGAAGCAGAAGGAAATCGCCTGCGAGGCCGCGTGGAAGGCAAAGGGCGTGCGCTGGGTCGTGGACCAGTTGCATATCGGCTGAAGGAAGGAGACGCATATGAACTGGCTACTCGAGTATTTCGCGCAAGCAACCCCCACGCTGAACCTGACGCTCTGGGCACTTCAGCCCGCGGTGCTCGGGCCCGATGGTCCGATCGTCAAGCCCGTGATTTCGCTGCCGTATCCGGGCATCGAACTGACCTACCGCGCCGCCGACGAAGTCCGGCGCGGCGAGCGTGTCTACGAATGGCCGGCGCGATACGAAAGCGCCGTTGCGGCCGGCGCCGCCGCGCATGCCGAAGCGATTGCGGACCCATCCGGCTTCTTTCGCGAAATTTCGATCTACGCGCCATCGGCGATCAACCGCGAACCGGTGGTCGTAATCAACCGGAATTTCTCGTTTGCCCCTGTATTCGCAGCCGACGGAACACCGGGCTTCGTCGGCGAAAGCATGCCGATCGAGGACGCGAGGCAGCCGGCGAACCAGATGAAGCTGCCGTGGTTCTTCTCGGGCTACGTCAGCATCTGACCGGTTCGCAAGGCCGCCGGTCAACGTAAGGAGCGACACATGAGCGATCAGGACGAACTCGTCGTCTGGTTCGAGGACCTGCGCCGCAACGACGTGCCGCGTGTGGGCGGCAAAAACGCTTCGCTAGGCGAAATGGTGAGCAATCTTGCCGCGTCCGGCATACGCGTTCCACCGGGTTTCGCGACGACGGCGCGCGCGTACTGGGACTTCATCGATGCGAATGGTCTGCGGGACACGATCGCCGGCCTGCTCGGCGAGTTCGCCGGGAACCGGCGCGCGCTGGCGGAGACCGGCGAAGCGATCCGGCACGCGATTCTGCGCGCGCAGTGGCCGGCCGCCACCGCAGAGGCCATTTGCCGAAGCTATGAGGAACTGGCCTCGCGCGTCGGCGGCGATGACCCCGACGTCGCCGTGCGTTCGAGCGCGACCGCCGAAGATCTGCCCGACGCGAGCTTTGCCGGCCAGCAGGAAACGTCGCTGGCGATTCGTGGCACGCAAGCGCTGCTCGACGCGTGCCGGCGCTGTTACGCATCGCTGTTTACCGATCGCGCGATCAGCTATCGCGAAGCGAAAGGATTCGATCACCTGAAAGTCGCACTCTCGATAGGCGTGCAGAAAATGGTGAGATCGGATCTCGGCGCATCGGGCGTCGCCTTTTCGATCGACACCGAGACGGGTTTCGACCGGATCGTGCTGATCGACGCCGCGTGGGGGCTCGGCGAAAACGTCGTGCAGGGCACGGTCGATCCCGACGAATACGAGGTGTTCAAGCCGCTGCTCGACGAAACCGCATGCGCGCCGATCATCGGCAAGAAGCGCGGCGGCAAGCTCAAAAAGATGGTGTACGCGAGCCGCGGCCCGCATCCGACGAAGAACGTGCCGACTTCGAAGGCGGAGCGCGCGGCATTCGTGCTCGCGGACGCCGACGTGCTGCTGCTGTCGCGTTGGGTCTGCGAGATCGAGCGCCACTATGGCCGGCCGATGGACATCGAATGGGCGAAGGACGGCGTGAGCGGCCAGCTGTTCATCGTGCAGGCCCGCCCCGAAACGGTTCAGTCGCGGCGCGAGGCGACTGCGATCAGAACCTTCCGCATGCGATCCGCGGGTCGCGAACTGCTCGCGGGCGTGAGCGTGGGGCAGGCGATCGCGGCGGGACCGGTCTGCGTGATCGAAAGCCCGCGCGACATGGCGCGTTTCGTCGATGGCTCTGTGCTCGTGACCGCTGCGACCGATCCCGACTGGGTGCCGGTCATGCGGCGCGCGTCCGCGATCGTGACCGATCACGGCGGCCGGACCTCGCATGCGGCGATCGTGAGCCGCGAGCTCGGGCTTCCCGCGATCGTGGGCACCGCCCACGCGACGCGCGTGCTGCACGACGAGCAGGATGTCACCGTGTCCTGCGCGCAAGGCGAGGTCGGGCACGTCTTCGAGGGAACCGCGGACTATCAGGTCGAAGAGATCGACTTCTGCGCGATTCCTCGCACGGACACGCGCATCATGCTGAACCTCGCCAACCCCGACGCGGCCTTGCGCTGGTGGCGCATGCCGGCCGACGGCGTCGGACTTGCGCGCATGGAGTTCGTCGTCAGCAACCACATCCGGATTCATCCGATGGCGCTCGCGCACTTCGACGATCTGAAAGATGCCGAGGCCGCCCGCACGATCGCGGAGATGACCGAGGGCTACCGCGACAGAACCGACTATTTC belongs to Paraburkholderia sp. SOS3 and includes:
- a CDS encoding BON domain-containing protein encodes the protein MKTHGSVKRDVEQELLWDRGVDARAIKVKLVGGAVALNGTVLNNAQRNEALRAAQRAAPDVVIHDNLIVKCPDNGQCADSTLADEIRATLEQCERLRHAAIDVAVADGRVTLTGLVDAPAQRDEAAVLLRDIPGIADIENRIATRLGEAERTVADSIATALQGSGLHAAESIVVDVRDGIVRLTGTCSSTKQKEIACEAAWKAKGVRWVVDQLHIG
- the ppsA gene encoding phosphoenolpyruvate synthase, producing the protein MSDQDELVVWFEDLRRNDVPRVGGKNASLGEMVSNLAASGIRVPPGFATTARAYWDFIDANGLRDTIAGLLGEFAGNRRALAETGEAIRHAILRAQWPAATAEAICRSYEELASRVGGDDPDVAVRSSATAEDLPDASFAGQQETSLAIRGTQALLDACRRCYASLFTDRAISYREAKGFDHLKVALSIGVQKMVRSDLGASGVAFSIDTETGFDRIVLIDAAWGLGENVVQGTVDPDEYEVFKPLLDETACAPIIGKKRGGKLKKMVYASRGPHPTKNVPTSKAERAAFVLADADVLLLSRWVCEIERHYGRPMDIEWAKDGVSGQLFIVQARPETVQSRREATAIRTFRMRSAGRELLAGVSVGQAIAAGPVCVIESPRDMARFVDGSVLVTAATDPDWVPVMRRASAIVTDHGGRTSHAAIVSRELGLPAIVGTAHATRVLHDEQDVTVSCAQGEVGHVFEGTADYQVEEIDFCAIPRTDTRIMLNLANPDAALRWWRMPADGVGLARMEFVVSNHIRIHPMALAHFDDLKDAEAARTIAEMTEGYRDRTDYFVDRLSCGLGRIAAVCHPQPVIVRLSDFKTNEYAHLIGGAAFEPTEENPMLGLRGASRYYSPRYRDGFALECRALRRLRIEMGMTNVIVMVPFCRTPEEADRVLEAMAEHGLKRGEAGLQIYVMCEIPSNVILADEFARRFDGFSIGSNDLTQLTLGVDRDSAELAALFDERNDAVRWMIREVIERAHRAGAKVGLCGEAPSAHPEYARFLVECGIDSISVSPDSFIAVKRHVAQAEASLRKPQAPREALEAALLSGERR